One stretch of Flavobacterium sp. 9 DNA includes these proteins:
- a CDS encoding endonuclease/exonuclease/phosphatase family protein, whose product MKNILSFILLFSYFFSFSQTKILSWNLENFGKSKSESELNFIANTINNYDIVAIQEVVAGYGGAQAVAKLAEILNEKGAKWHYRISDPTSSSSYKRERYAFIWKTSKIKLKGNTWLEKKYHEEIDREPYFATFEIDKRTITLVSFHAITKSKQPETEIKYFKFLPAEYPDLNLVFLGDFNCPQSHTVFNPLKKMGYNSSLQNQKTTLKQKCSADNCLASEFDNIFYKSLSTKYINSGIISFHKKFISLKEARKISDHIPIWLEFSLN is encoded by the coding sequence ATGAAAAATATCCTTAGCTTTATTCTTTTATTTTCTTATTTCTTCTCTTTTTCACAAACTAAAATTCTTTCCTGGAATTTAGAAAACTTTGGTAAATCAAAATCTGAATCTGAATTAAATTTTATAGCCAATACCATAAATAACTATGATATTGTTGCAATTCAGGAAGTTGTTGCCGGTTATGGCGGCGCTCAGGCAGTTGCAAAACTCGCAGAAATTCTAAATGAAAAAGGCGCTAAATGGCATTATCGCATTAGCGACCCAACTAGCAGCAGTAGTTACAAAAGAGAGCGTTATGCTTTTATCTGGAAAACTTCTAAAATAAAACTAAAAGGAAATACCTGGCTAGAAAAAAAATATCACGAAGAAATTGATCGTGAACCTTATTTTGCGACTTTTGAAATTGACAAGAGAACCATAACATTAGTCAGTTTTCATGCTATTACAAAAAGTAAACAACCCGAAACAGAAATTAAATATTTTAAGTTTTTACCTGCAGAATATCCGGATTTAAATTTAGTTTTTCTTGGAGATTTTAATTGTCCCCAATCACATACTGTTTTTAATCCTTTAAAAAAAATGGGATATAATTCTTCTTTACAGAATCAAAAAACCACTTTAAAACAAAAATGTTCTGCTGATAATTGTTTAGCTTCTGAATTTGACAATATATTCTATAAGTCTTTGTCGACAAAATATATTAATTCAGGCATAATTTCATTTCATAAAAAATTCATTTCCTTAAAAGAAGCCCGAAAAATATCAGATCATATTCCTATATGGCTTGAATTTTCTTTAAATTAA
- a CDS encoding response regulator transcription factor, translated as MFKKVLVAEDLDSISIAVIQVLEDLKIPTIHHVKYCDDGLLKVKKALLDNEPYDLLISDLSFKTDHRKTTLTNGEDLIKAVNSVQPQLKKIIFSIEDKSYRIKSLFNDLGINAYVSKGRNSIEELRNAIEGTFRNEEKILSSDLSFSFNDKALIEIESYDISILQLLAQGYILEHISNEFKASCITPNGTSSIEKRINKLKIYFKANNNVHLIAIAKDFGLV; from the coding sequence ATGTTCAAAAAAGTTTTAGTTGCCGAAGATTTAGATAGTATAAGTATAGCTGTTATACAAGTACTTGAAGACCTTAAAATCCCAACAATTCATCATGTGAAGTATTGTGACGATGGCTTATTAAAAGTAAAAAAAGCATTATTAGACAATGAACCATACGATTTACTTATAAGCGATTTGTCTTTTAAAACAGATCACAGAAAGACGACTCTTACTAATGGCGAAGATTTAATAAAAGCTGTAAACAGTGTTCAGCCTCAATTAAAAAAAATAATTTTCTCTATTGAAGATAAATCTTATCGAATAAAATCACTTTTTAATGATTTGGGGATTAATGCTTATGTTTCGAAAGGAAGAAATAGTATTGAAGAACTAAGAAATGCAATTGAAGGAACTTTTAGAAATGAAGAAAAAATACTTTCTTCTGATTTATCTTTTAGTTTTAACGACAAAGCTCTTATCGAAATTGAATCATATGACATCTCAATCTTACAACTTTTAGCACAAGGATATATTTTAGAGCATATTTCAAATGAATTTAAAGCTTCATGTATTACTCCAAATGGAACAAGTAGTATTGAAAAAAGAATCAATAAACTAAAAATATATTTCAAAGCCAATAACAATGTTCATTTAATTGCGATTGCTAAAGACTTTGGTTTAGTTTAA
- a CDS encoding response regulator transcription factor: MSAAIKIALVDDEVLFRKGISFLLQREDNIEIVFEASNGEDLISQLQEIETKPDIIVMDLKMPVLNGVEATKIIRKLFPEIKIVALTSYDTKSFIANMIQVGAVAYLIKNTTPKDLIRTINEVHRKGFHYNENVLRTIQETIVSSKNTKGNLETSFLSPREIEILQLICQQKTTSEIAEHLYLSPRTVEGHRNNLLLKTESRNIAGLVVYAIQNEIADLTL, from the coding sequence ATGAGTGCCGCTATTAAAATTGCTTTAGTCGATGACGAAGTTTTGTTCCGTAAAGGGATTTCTTTTTTGTTGCAAAGAGAAGATAATATCGAGATCGTTTTTGAAGCCTCAAATGGCGAAGATCTTATTTCTCAATTACAAGAGATCGAAACAAAACCGGATATAATCGTAATGGATTTAAAAATGCCGGTATTAAATGGTGTTGAAGCAACAAAAATAATTAGAAAATTATTTCCCGAAATTAAAATAGTCGCTTTAACCAGTTACGATACAAAGTCATTTATTGCCAATATGATTCAGGTTGGAGCCGTTGCATATTTGATAAAAAATACAACACCCAAAGATTTAATCAGAACTATTAATGAAGTCCATAGAAAAGGATTTCATTATAATGAAAATGTTTTAAGAACAATACAAGAGACAATAGTTTCGTCTAAAAATACAAAAGGTAATTTAGAAACTAGTTTTCTTTCGCCACGCGAGATAGAAATTCTACAACTTATTTGTCAGCAAAAAACAACTTCAGAAATTGCTGAACATCTTTATTTAAGCCCGAGAACGGTTGAAGGGCATCGCAATAATTTATTACTTAAAACAGAATCTAGAAACATAGCTGGTTTAGTAGTGTATGCAATTCAAAACGAAATTGCAGATCTCACACTTTAA
- a CDS encoding asparagine synthetase B — MNKSLVYIFIFLFSFTAKASFILLPMDETTQQNHLKAYGITYWCLSKDYKASWLLNYRGGSFLLPDVAEIRKECQIRGVSFEILSDSEEASILEEISSPSQNMESVILEKAPKIAVYTPKGKQPWDDAVTLVLTYAEIPFTPIYDEEVLSDQLLLYDWLHLHHEDFTGQYGKFYAAYKNTPWYIDQKKDAEALATKLGYAKVSQEKGAVAKKIRDFVIGGGFMFAMCSATDSFDIVLAADGVDICEAMFDGDASDSNYQSKLNYSNSFAFKDFVLERRPEVYEFSDIDMTTKRRIPVEKDYFTLMEFSAKWDPIPSMLCQNHTQLVKGFMGQTTSFDSSLIKSNVLVMGTCELNGESRYIHGEKGKGMFTFFGGHDPEDFQHQVGDPPTVLDLHPNSPGYRLILNNVLFPAARKKKLKT; from the coding sequence ATGAATAAGAGTTTAGTTTATATTTTCATATTTCTATTTTCATTTACGGCAAAAGCTTCGTTTATTTTATTACCAATGGACGAGACAACTCAGCAAAATCATTTAAAAGCATACGGAATTACTTATTGGTGTTTAAGTAAAGATTATAAAGCAAGTTGGTTGCTTAATTATAGAGGAGGATCATTTTTATTGCCTGATGTTGCCGAAATTAGAAAAGAATGTCAGATTCGTGGTGTTAGTTTTGAGATTCTTTCAGATAGTGAAGAAGCTTCAATTCTGGAAGAAATATCAAGTCCATCGCAAAATATGGAATCTGTTATTCTGGAAAAAGCTCCTAAAATTGCAGTTTATACACCTAAAGGAAAACAACCTTGGGATGATGCTGTAACATTAGTTTTGACTTATGCCGAAATTCCTTTTACACCAATCTATGACGAAGAAGTTTTAAGCGATCAGTTATTGCTTTATGATTGGTTGCACTTACACCATGAAGATTTTACAGGACAATACGGAAAATTTTATGCAGCTTACAAAAATACACCTTGGTATATTGATCAAAAAAAGGATGCAGAAGCTCTGGCAACAAAACTAGGTTATGCTAAAGTTTCACAAGAAAAAGGTGCCGTTGCAAAAAAAATTAGAGACTTTGTAATAGGTGGTGGTTTTATGTTTGCCATGTGTTCAGCAACAGATAGTTTTGATATTGTTTTAGCTGCTGATGGAGTTGATATTTGTGAAGCTATGTTTGATGGTGATGCAAGTGATTCAAATTATCAATCAAAGTTGAATTATTCAAATTCGTTTGCTTTCAAAGATTTTGTTTTAGAAAGAAGACCCGAAGTTTATGAATTCTCAGATATTGATATGACAACAAAACGAAGAATTCCTGTTGAAAAAGATTACTTTACATTAATGGAATTTTCGGCAAAATGGGATCCAATTCCAAGTATGTTGTGCCAGAATCATACACAATTGGTTAAAGGTTTTATGGGACAAACAACTTCATTCGATTCTTCATTAATAAAATCTAATGTTTTGGTTATGGGAACTTGCGAACTAAATGGCGAGTCGCGATATATTCATGGTGAAAAAGGAAAAGGAATGTTTACCTTTTTTGGAGGTCATGATCCCGAAGATTTTCAACATCAGGTTGGAGATCCGCCAACAGTTTTAGATTTACATCCAAATTCTCCGGGTTACAGATTAATTCTTAACAATGTTTTGTTTCCGGCTGCAAGAAAGAAAAAGCTGAAAACATAA
- a CDS encoding sensor histidine kinase — MSPKVIPESEIVATVIFSCVSFLLMGLVLVLFFYFSRKKIVQKEIENKNLEIQYQKDQLYAIIVTQEEERKRIAQDLHDDISSKLNIVSLNSHLLTAPNLTEAETMEITGNIIALTTKALENSRKIAHNLLPPVFEKFGLNAGVEELCEEFESSKAIKTYYKNEIDFDEKDIDRHLHIFRVLQELMNNSLRHGKATEIWVAFKNINGINTCNYEDNGVGFDSKSIENQKGLGMKNIDSRISFLNGTIKIDSEVGKGIAVIFTF, encoded by the coding sequence ATGAGTCCAAAAGTAATTCCAGAATCCGAAATCGTAGCAACTGTTATATTTAGTTGTGTTTCCTTTTTATTGATGGGACTTGTTTTGGTGTTGTTTTTCTATTTCTCCAGAAAGAAAATTGTTCAGAAAGAAATTGAAAATAAGAACTTAGAAATCCAATATCAAAAAGATCAATTGTATGCGATTATTGTGACTCAGGAAGAAGAGCGTAAAAGAATCGCTCAGGATTTGCATGATGATATTAGTTCTAAACTTAATATTGTTTCGCTAAACAGTCATTTACTTACTGCGCCAAATCTTACCGAAGCTGAAACAATGGAAATTACCGGAAATATAATTGCATTGACAACCAAAGCACTTGAAAATTCGAGAAAAATAGCCCATAATTTATTACCGCCCGTTTTTGAAAAATTCGGATTGAATGCGGGTGTTGAAGAATTATGCGAAGAATTTGAAAGTAGTAAAGCAATAAAAACATATTATAAAAATGAAATTGATTTTGACGAAAAAGACATTGATCGTCATTTGCACATTTTTAGAGTTTTGCAAGAACTAATGAATAATTCACTTCGTCATGGAAAAGCAACCGAAATTTGGGTTGCCTTCAAAAATATAAACGGAATTAATACCTGTAATTACGAAGATAATGGAGTTGGTTTTGATAGCAAAAGTATTGAAAATCAAAAAGGTTTAGGTATGAAGAATATTGATAGCCGTATTTCGTTTTTAAACGGAACAATCAAAATAGATTCTGAAGTAGGTAAAGGAATAGCTGTAATTTTTACTTTTTAA
- a CDS encoding tetratricopeptide repeat protein — MKKQLRLIPNKTILKYLLIIQFLLLGGSLLLFQSYKNEKPVNPIKKDNSAEIKRLSDIADVYFDTNKKDSAIYVFTKAKKLCDPNKNAVDYVYALSCIAELQLQQGNYNASEANATEALPYLKHIKNPRYSWIVYNLLGINYTDNYDNANAIIYFKKAIDLKTSAWRKYIALNNLAAVYMNQKKYKEAMDIFNILASQKNISKYDAINHNNYSFVINNLGFCHYKLGNSKKALYCFYEALKIRLKPETQEGLVTTYKYLSMYFEKTNPNLSREYARKAYDHASKLNNPTDKIEALGLLIKRSEGTELKRHSLSYLRLVDSVSIAKQTAKNQFTNIKYTSKKDKDENLKLKAQKVENKLQLERQKKRIIIAYIIIVFILGLVAFLYFHLKGKVKKEKDDAVFKSELRISKKLHDELANDVYQTMAFAENRDLKLSENKEHLLTNLENIYLRARNISKENSKITTNENYPAALKEMIAGYKTPKINILLNGFDSVLWSKIEKNKKIVLYRVLQELFLNMKKHGQATLISITFKIIEKNIVVTYNDNGVGVNKNDLILKNGLQNVENRIKTINGTIIFDPDYEKGFKLSFTLPI; from the coding sequence ATGAAAAAACAATTGCGCTTAATTCCCAATAAAACAATCTTAAAATATCTCTTAATAATACAATTTCTATTATTAGGAGGGTCTTTGCTATTATTTCAATCCTATAAAAATGAGAAACCAGTAAACCCAATAAAAAAAGATAATAGTGCCGAAATAAAAAGACTATCAGATATTGCAGATGTATATTTTGATACCAATAAAAAAGACAGCGCAATTTACGTTTTCACTAAGGCTAAAAAGCTTTGCGATCCCAATAAAAATGCTGTCGATTATGTATATGCTTTATCTTGTATCGCTGAACTTCAATTACAACAAGGGAATTATAATGCCAGCGAAGCCAATGCTACAGAAGCATTACCTTATTTAAAACATATCAAAAATCCCAGATATTCATGGATAGTATATAATTTATTAGGTATTAACTACACAGATAATTATGACAACGCCAATGCTATTATATATTTCAAAAAAGCTATAGACCTGAAAACTAGCGCATGGAGAAAATACATCGCTTTAAATAATTTAGCTGCTGTTTATATGAATCAAAAGAAATATAAAGAGGCAATGGATATATTTAATATACTAGCTTCACAAAAAAATATTTCAAAGTACGATGCTATTAATCATAACAATTATTCTTTTGTAATCAATAATTTAGGTTTTTGTCATTATAAACTAGGGAATTCAAAAAAAGCATTATACTGTTTTTACGAAGCATTAAAGATCAGATTAAAACCGGAGACTCAGGAAGGATTGGTGACAACGTATAAATATCTTTCGATGTATTTTGAAAAAACTAATCCAAATTTATCCAGAGAATATGCCAGAAAAGCTTATGATCATGCATCAAAATTAAACAATCCTACAGATAAAATTGAAGCACTAGGATTACTGATCAAACGAAGCGAAGGGACTGAGTTAAAACGACATTCACTATCTTATTTAAGACTTGTTGATAGCGTTAGTATTGCAAAACAAACTGCAAAAAATCAGTTTACAAATATCAAGTATACTTCTAAAAAAGACAAAGACGAAAATTTAAAACTTAAGGCTCAGAAGGTTGAAAATAAACTTCAATTAGAAAGACAAAAAAAACGAATTATTATTGCTTACATTATAATTGTATTTATTCTTGGACTTGTGGCGTTTCTTTATTTCCATCTAAAAGGAAAAGTAAAAAAAGAAAAAGACGATGCAGTCTTTAAAAGTGAACTACGAATATCAAAAAAATTACATGATGAACTTGCTAATGATGTTTATCAAACTATGGCTTTTGCAGAAAATAGAGATCTGAAATTAAGCGAAAACAAAGAACATCTCTTAACCAATTTAGAGAATATATACTTAAGAGCAAGAAACATATCTAAAGAAAACAGTAAAATAACAACAAATGAAAATTATCCCGCAGCATTAAAAGAAATGATCGCCGGCTATAAAACACCTAAAATTAATATTTTACTAAATGGTTTTGATTCGGTTTTGTGGAGTAAAATCGAGAAAAACAAAAAAATAGTCCTTTATCGGGTTTTACAAGAACTGTTTCTAAATATGAAAAAGCATGGTCAGGCAACATTAATAAGTATTACCTTTAAAATAATAGAAAAAAATATAGTCGTTACTTACAATGATAACGGCGTTGGAGTCAATAAAAATGATCTAATTTTAAAAAATGGCTTACAAAATGTGGAAAACCGTATTAAAACTATAAATGGAACTATTATTTTTGACCCTGATTATGAAAAAGGCTTTAAGTTAAGTTTCACTTTACCCATTTAA